In the genome of Variibacter gotjawalensis, one region contains:
- a CDS encoding septation protein A: protein MSEKKSEPPLLRLALELGPLLLFFLVYSRVEMYTAIIVFMIVTAIAMAISFALTRHISTMSTVSAVIVFVFGGLTLYLHDETFFKMKPTIIYGLFAATLLGGLLFGKTLLQNVFGTIFEVTPAGWRVLTQRWGLFFLFLALLNEVVWRTMSTDFWVKFKVFGIIPLIFIFGMLQASVLDRYAVPKAPEGEKS, encoded by the coding sequence ATGAGCGAAAAGAAGTCCGAACCGCCGCTGTTGCGCCTCGCCCTCGAACTCGGGCCGTTGCTGCTGTTCTTCCTCGTCTACTCGCGGGTCGAAATGTACACGGCGATCATCGTGTTCATGATCGTCACCGCGATCGCGATGGCGATCTCCTTCGCGCTGACCCGGCACATCTCGACCATGTCGACGGTCTCGGCCGTCATCGTCTTCGTGTTCGGCGGGCTGACGCTCTATCTGCACGACGAAACGTTCTTCAAGATGAAGCCGACGATCATTTACGGCCTCTTCGCCGCGACGCTGCTCGGAGGATTGCTGTTCGGGAAAACGTTGCTGCAGAACGTGTTCGGCACGATCTTCGAGGTGACACCGGCAGGCTGGCGCGTTCTGACGCAACGCTGGGGGTTATTCTTTCTCTTTCTTGCGCTGCTCAACGAGGTCGTTTGGCGCACGATGTCGACGGACTTCTGGGTGAAGTTCAAAGTCTTCGGCATCATCCCGCTGATCTTCATCTTCGGCATGCTGCAGGCGTCGGTTCTCGACCGTTACGCCGTCCCGAAAGCGCCGGAAGGCGAGAAAAGCTAG
- a CDS encoding DsbE family thiol:disulfide interchange protein, translated as MSDAAEPRNTSRRILWLIPLALFAALATLFFIRLFAGDPSRLPSALIGKPAPQTSLEGIDGLLRDGKPVPGLSPETLKGHVTLVNVWASWCDPCRDEAPLLMQLAESGVRLVGINQRDKAENARRFLGRYGNPFVAIGTDANARASIEWGVYGVPETFVVDREGKIVFKLVGGLTPENYERQIKPALERAKVGQ; from the coding sequence GTGAGCGATGCCGCGGAACCGCGAAATACATCACGCCGCATTCTGTGGCTAATTCCGCTCGCGCTGTTTGCGGCGCTGGCGACCTTGTTCTTTATCCGGCTCTTCGCCGGCGATCCGTCGCGGCTTCCGTCGGCGCTGATTGGGAAGCCCGCGCCGCAGACGTCTCTCGAAGGCATCGACGGATTGCTGCGCGACGGCAAGCCTGTGCCGGGCCTGTCGCCCGAAACGCTCAAGGGACACGTTACGCTGGTGAATGTGTGGGCGTCGTGGTGCGACCCATGCCGCGACGAGGCTCCGCTGCTGATGCAACTCGCCGAGAGCGGCGTGCGGCTCGTCGGCATCAATCAACGCGACAAGGCCGAAAACGCGCGGCGTTTTCTCGGCCGATACGGCAACCCGTTCGTCGCGATCGGCACCGATGCAAATGCCCGCGCGTCGATCGAATGGGGCGTCTACGGCGTGCCGGAAACGTTCGTCGTCGATCGCGAAGGCAAGATCGTCTTCAAGCTGGTCGGCGGCCTGACGCCGGAGAATTACGAGCGTCAGATCAAGCCAGCGCTCGAGCGCGCGAAGGTCGGACAGTAG
- the ccmD gene encoding heme exporter protein CcmD: protein MSTLGPHATFIVGSYAVATTVITALLIWVVADYRVQRRTLADLEQRGFGRRSAGDTL, encoded by the coding sequence ATGAGCACGCTCGGACCGCACGCGACGTTCATCGTCGGCTCCTACGCTGTGGCGACCACCGTGATCACGGCTCTGCTCATCTGGGTGGTCGCTGATTATCGCGTGCAACGCCGTACGCTCGCCGATCTCGAACAGCGCGGCTTCGGCCGCCGTTCAGCGGGAGATACCCTGTGA
- a CDS encoding heme ABC transporter permease, whose product MALIDLANPTRFLRFTERVLPWLIAATAIVLATGLYLAWNAPDDYQQGATVKIMFIHVPSAWLAMGIWAVMSLSALGTLVWRHPLADVAARAAMPIGAAFTLICLVTGALWGRPTWGTYWVWDARLTSVLVLFLMYLGLLALWSAVDEPSRAGRLAAILTLVGAVNLPIIKFSVDWWNTLHQPASVVRLGGAAIHPTILTPLLTMAAAFFLLFVTLHLAAMRNEILRRRVRTMRLRQASAA is encoded by the coding sequence ATGGCTCTAATCGACCTCGCCAACCCGACGCGCTTCTTGCGCTTCACCGAACGCGTCTTGCCGTGGCTCATCGCCGCGACCGCGATCGTGCTGGCGACCGGGCTTTATCTCGCGTGGAACGCGCCTGACGATTACCAGCAGGGCGCGACCGTGAAGATCATGTTCATTCACGTGCCGTCGGCGTGGCTCGCGATGGGCATTTGGGCCGTCATGAGCCTCTCGGCGCTCGGCACGCTGGTCTGGCGGCACCCGCTCGCCGACGTTGCGGCACGCGCAGCGATGCCGATCGGCGCGGCGTTCACGCTGATTTGTCTCGTCACCGGCGCGCTGTGGGGGCGGCCGACATGGGGCACCTATTGGGTGTGGGACGCTCGCCTCACTTCGGTGCTCGTCCTCTTCCTCATGTATCTTGGGCTGCTCGCACTGTGGAGCGCAGTCGATGAGCCGTCGCGTGCCGGACGGCTTGCCGCGATCCTCACGCTGGTCGGCGCCGTCAACTTGCCGATCATCAAATTCTCGGTCGATTGGTGGAACACGCTGCATCAGCCGGCGTCGGTCGTGCGGCTCGGCGGCGCGGCGATCCACCCGACGATCCTGACGCCGCTGCTGACAATGGCGGCCGCATTCTTCCTCCTCTTCGTCACGCTACACCTCGCCGCGATGCGCAATGAGATCCTGCGCCGCCGTGTGCGCACGATGCGCTTGCGGCAAGCGAGTGCCGCATGA
- the ccmB gene encoding heme exporter protein CcmB: protein MSALLGRDFKLALRTGGGALMGVLFFLVLIALLPFAVGPDLPLLKRIGPAMLWLGALLASLLTLDRLFAADHDDGALDLMLMARTPLELSVIAKALAHWITSALPLVVATPLLGLMLNIEPAVSLHVALTLLAGTPALTLIGVIGAALSVTLRRGGLLLPILVLPLSVPVLIFGVAAATTPGEFGAPFLILLALSLVSLAAAPFAAAAALRQGME from the coding sequence ATGAGCGCCCTCCTCGGCCGCGATTTCAAGCTCGCTCTGCGCACCGGCGGCGGCGCGCTGATGGGCGTGTTGTTCTTTCTCGTGTTGATAGCGTTACTGCCATTCGCTGTCGGTCCCGATCTGCCGCTGCTCAAACGCATCGGTCCCGCGATGCTGTGGCTCGGGGCATTGCTGGCGAGCCTGCTCACGCTCGATCGCTTATTCGCGGCGGATCACGACGACGGCGCGCTCGATCTCATGTTGATGGCGCGCACGCCGCTTGAACTTTCAGTCATCGCGAAGGCGCTTGCGCATTGGATCACCAGCGCGCTGCCGCTGGTTGTCGCGACGCCGCTGCTCGGCTTGATGCTCAACATCGAGCCCGCCGTCTCGCTGCACGTCGCGTTGACGTTGCTCGCCGGCACGCCCGCGCTGACGCTGATCGGCGTCATCGGCGCGGCGCTCAGCGTCACGCTGCGGCGCGGCGGCCTTCTATTGCCGATCCTCGTATTGCCTCTGTCGGTGCCGGTGTTGATCTTCGGTGTCGCAGCCGCCACAACGCCGGGCGAATTCGGCGCGCCTTTTCTCATTCTGCTTGCGCTGAGCCTCGTCAGCCTCGCGGCGGCCCCTTTCGCGGCCGCGGCGGCGTTGCGGCAGGGGATGGAGTAA
- the ccmA gene encoding heme ABC exporter ATP-binding protein CcmA gives MPTRAGDITRLIATDLACIRGGRIVFERLSFAVPSGSALVLTGPNGAGKSSLLRVIAGLVRPSMGTVAAEGGDAEHTLAEHCHYAGHLDPVKASLSVGENLEFWRDFLGGEPARSIDDALAAVGLGSLADLPGGYLSAGQRRRLSLARLIAVHRPIWLLDEPTAALDRSGQEMFATLCAAHLAAGGIIVAATHAPLALPGEQNLALGGAA, from the coding sequence ATGCCAACCCGCGCAGGCGACATCACGCGCCTCATCGCAACCGATCTAGCCTGCATCCGCGGCGGCCGCATCGTTTTCGAGCGGCTGAGCTTCGCGGTGCCCTCCGGTTCCGCACTGGTGCTGACGGGACCGAACGGCGCCGGCAAGTCGTCGCTCCTCCGCGTCATCGCGGGCCTCGTTAGGCCGAGCATGGGCACGGTCGCGGCCGAGGGCGGCGACGCAGAGCATACTCTCGCCGAGCATTGCCACTATGCGGGGCATCTCGATCCCGTGAAGGCGTCGCTCAGCGTCGGCGAAAATCTTGAGTTCTGGCGCGATTTCCTTGGCGGCGAACCGGCGCGCTCGATCGATGACGCGCTCGCGGCGGTCGGGCTCGGCAGCCTCGCCGACCTGCCCGGCGGCTACCTATCGGCCGGCCAACGCAGGCGTCTTTCCCTCGCGCGATTGATCGCGGTCCATCGTCCGATCTGGCTGCTCGACGAGCCGACAGCCGCGCTCGACAGATCCGGTCAGGAGATGTTCGCGACGCTGTGCGCCGCGCATCTCGCGGCCGGCGGCATCATTGTTGCGGCGACGCATGCGCCGCTCGCGCTTCCGGGCGAGCAAAATCTCGCACTCGGGGGCGCCGCATGA
- a CDS encoding type II toxin-antitoxin system ParD family antitoxin, whose translation MISADLGANLEDYVARLVEAGRYNSKSEVLREGVRLVQERETRLAVLDAALARGLADADAGRIFAAEAFFDQLDGKLKGSSKT comes from the coding sequence ATGATCAGTGCCGATTTGGGTGCCAACCTCGAGGACTATGTCGCCAGACTGGTCGAGGCAGGGCGATATAATTCGAAGAGCGAGGTTTTGCGGGAAGGGGTCCGGCTCGTCCAGGAGCGGGAGACGCGGCTTGCCGTGCTCGACGCCGCCCTCGCACGCGGTCTAGCCGACGCGGATGCGGGCCGCATTTTCGCCGCCGAGGCCTTTTTCGATCAGCTCGACGGCAAACTGAAAGGTAGTTCGAAGACATGA
- a CDS encoding type II toxin-antitoxin system RelE/ParE family toxin: MAEIVSIAETIAADSPRRAITFAAELRAQCLSLADLHAAFPLVSRYESLGIRRRVHGNYLIFYKVEPDRVVILHILHGARDYLDILEAGSKPM, encoded by the coding sequence ATGGCCGAGATCGTGTCGATTGCCGAAACGATTGCCGCCGATAGTCCGAGAAGAGCGATAACCTTCGCCGCCGAGCTGCGAGCTCAGTGTCTCAGCCTCGCCGATCTCCACGCCGCATTTCCGCTGGTGTCGCGCTATGAATCGCTTGGAATCCGCCGCCGCGTGCACGGCAACTACCTGATTTTTTACAAAGTCGAGCCGGATCGGGTCGTGATCTTGCACATCCTGCACGGTGCGCGTGACTACCTCGATATCCTCGAGGCCGGTTCGAAGCCGATGTGA
- the acnA gene encoding aconitate hydratase AcnA encodes MTSLDSFKSRQTLNVGAKTYTYYSLPAAEKNGLAGISQLPYSLKVLMENLLRFEDNRSVTAEGIKDAAGWLKTKTSSTEIAFRPARVLMQDFTGVPAVVDLAAMRDAMRNLGGDPSRINPLVPVDLVIDHSVIVNYFGSSTAFKQNIEEEYRQNGERYKFLKWAQTAFDNFRVVPPDTGICHQINLEYLSQTIFTAKQKIGNETVEVAYPDTLVGTDSHTTMVNGCAVLGWGVGGIEAEAAMLGQPVSMLLPEVIGFKLTGKLKEGITATDLVLTVTQMLRGKGVVGKFVEFYGPGLDHLALEDRATIGNMAPEYGATCGFFPIDGETLRYLTETGRSAERVALVEAYAKAQGLFREQNAPDPVFTSTLELDLGSVEPSIAGPKRPQDRVLLKDAAAGFAVAMEKEFNKAAERGKRVPVEGRNHDIGHGDVVIAAITSCTNTSNPSLMLGAGMLARNAVAKGLKVKPWVKTSLAPGSQVAGEYFEKSGLQKDLDSLGFNLVGFGCTTCIGNSGPLPEEISAAINKSDLVACSVLSGNRNFEGRVNPDVRANYLASPPLVVAYALAGSLDVDLTKDPLGTGSDGKPVYLKDIWPSTKDVAAMVRGTLSEQMFTGMYKDLFEGDAHWKSIKVDAAATFKWDDKSTYVQNPPYFTEMKKDPAPVTDIINARVMGLFLDSITTDHISPAGSIKESSPAGVYLRDHQVRPADFNQYGTRRGNHQVMMRGTFANIRIKNQMLQGVEGGFTTHYPTGEKLPIYDAAMRYKAEKVPLIVFAGKEYGTGSSRDWAAKGTVLLGVRAVVAQSFERIHRSNLIGMGVVPLVFEEGTSWQTLGLKGDETVTIHGLAHDLKPRQTLIAEITMGDGTLKKVPLICRIDTLDELDYFKNGGILHYVLRQLAA; translated from the coding sequence ATGACATCACTCGACAGCTTCAAGTCGCGCCAGACCCTTAACGTCGGCGCCAAGACCTACACCTATTACAGCCTCCCGGCGGCCGAGAAGAACGGCCTCGCGGGAATCTCGCAGCTCCCGTATTCGCTCAAAGTGCTGATGGAGAACCTTCTCCGCTTCGAGGACAACCGGTCCGTCACCGCCGAAGGCATCAAGGATGCGGCCGGCTGGCTCAAGACCAAGACATCGAGCACCGAAATCGCCTTCCGTCCGGCGCGCGTGCTGATGCAGGACTTCACCGGCGTTCCGGCAGTGGTCGATCTTGCCGCCATGCGCGACGCGATGCGCAACCTCGGAGGCGACCCGTCGCGCATCAACCCGCTGGTGCCGGTCGATCTCGTCATCGATCACTCGGTGATCGTGAATTATTTCGGCTCGTCGACGGCCTTCAAGCAGAACATCGAAGAGGAATATCGCCAGAACGGCGAGCGCTACAAATTCCTCAAATGGGCGCAGACCGCGTTCGACAACTTCCGCGTCGTGCCGCCGGACACCGGCATCTGCCACCAGATCAACCTCGAATACCTGTCGCAGACGATCTTCACGGCGAAGCAAAAAATCGGCAACGAGACCGTCGAGGTCGCTTATCCGGATACGCTTGTCGGCACCGACTCGCACACCACGATGGTCAACGGCTGCGCGGTGCTCGGTTGGGGCGTTGGCGGCATCGAGGCTGAAGCCGCGATGCTCGGTCAGCCGGTCTCGATGCTGTTGCCGGAAGTCATCGGCTTCAAGCTCACCGGCAAGCTGAAGGAAGGCATCACGGCGACCGACCTCGTGCTCACCGTGACGCAGATGCTGCGCGGGAAGGGCGTCGTCGGCAAGTTCGTCGAGTTCTACGGCCCGGGCCTCGACCATCTCGCGCTCGAAGATCGCGCGACGATCGGCAACATGGCGCCCGAATACGGCGCGACCTGCGGCTTCTTCCCGATCGACGGTGAGACGCTGCGCTACCTCACCGAGACCGGCCGTTCGGCCGAGCGCGTCGCGCTCGTCGAAGCTTATGCCAAGGCGCAAGGTCTGTTCCGCGAGCAGAACGCTCCGGACCCGGTCTTCACCTCGACGCTCGAACTCGATCTTGGTTCGGTGGAGCCGTCGATAGCCGGCCCGAAGCGCCCGCAGGATCGTGTCCTCTTGAAGGATGCGGCGGCCGGTTTCGCGGTCGCGATGGAAAAGGAATTCAACAAGGCGGCCGAGCGCGGCAAGCGCGTTCCGGTCGAAGGCCGCAACCACGATATCGGCCACGGCGACGTCGTCATCGCGGCAATCACGTCGTGCACCAACACGTCGAACCCGAGCCTGATGCTCGGCGCCGGCATGCTGGCGCGCAACGCGGTGGCGAAGGGCCTCAAGGTCAAGCCATGGGTGAAGACCTCGCTCGCGCCGGGCTCGCAAGTCGCCGGCGAATACTTCGAGAAGTCGGGCCTACAGAAAGACCTCGACTCGCTCGGCTTCAATCTCGTCGGCTTCGGCTGCACGACGTGCATCGGCAACTCGGGTCCGCTCCCGGAAGAGATTTCCGCCGCGATCAACAAGAGTGATCTCGTCGCCTGCTCGGTGCTCTCCGGCAACCGTAACTTCGAAGGCCGCGTCAATCCGGACGTGCGCGCGAACTATCTCGCCTCGCCGCCGCTCGTCGTCGCGTATGCGCTCGCAGGATCGCTCGACGTCGATCTGACCAAGGATCCGCTCGGTACCGGCAGCGACGGCAAGCCGGTCTATCTCAAGGACATCTGGCCGTCGACGAAGGACGTTGCCGCGATGGTCCGCGGGACGTTGTCGGAGCAGATGTTCACCGGCATGTACAAGGACCTCTTCGAGGGCGACGCGCACTGGAAGTCGATCAAGGTCGACGCTGCCGCGACCTTCAAGTGGGACGACAAGTCGACCTACGTGCAGAACCCGCCGTACTTCACCGAGATGAAGAAGGACCCGGCGCCGGTCACCGACATCATCAACGCGCGCGTAATGGGTCTCTTCCTCGACTCGATCACGACCGACCACATCTCGCCGGCCGGTTCGATCAAGGAGTCGAGCCCGGCGGGTGTGTATCTCCGCGATCACCAGGTGCGTCCGGCCGACTTCAACCAGTACGGCACGCGCCGCGGCAATCACCAGGTCATGATGCGCGGCACGTTCGCGAACATCCGCATCAAGAACCAGATGCTCCAGGGCGTCGAAGGTGGTTTCACGACGCACTACCCGACCGGCGAGAAGCTGCCGATCTATGATGCGGCGATGCGCTACAAGGCCGAGAAGGTTCCGCTGATCGTCTTCGCCGGCAAGGAATACGGCACCGGCTCGTCGCGCGACTGGGCCGCGAAGGGCACCGTGCTCCTCGGCGTTCGCGCTGTCGTTGCGCAATCCTTCGAGCGCATCCATCGCTCGAACCTGATCGGCATGGGCGTCGTTCCGCTGGTCTTCGAGGAAGGCACGTCGTGGCAGACGCTCGGCCTCAAGGGCGACGAGACCGTGACGATTCACGGCCTCGCGCACGACTTGAAACCGCGCCAAACGCTGATCGCCGAGATCACGATGGGCGACGGTACGCTCAAGAAGGTGCCGCTGATCTGCCGCATCGATACGCTCGATGAGCTCGACTACTTCAAGAACGGCGGCATCCTGCACTACGTGCTGCGCCAGCTCGCGGCTTAA
- a CDS encoding DUF1223 domain-containing protein, whose amino-acid sequence MRCPSSFAGFAFGLAAVTAGTPALSQTEPRAVVELFTSQGCSSCPAADKLIGELAKDPSLITLSMSVDYWDYLGWKDTLALKGHTQRQKGYANTRGDRQVYTPQVVINGVSHVVGSDRAEIEKALSRVRPREALSVPVGIFVGQDGLTVSVQSGSEAQQAGDVWLCLTAREVHVKINKGENRGKEVTYHNVVRRWVKLGTWAGGAQTWKVPKSDLAADNPDAATVLVQTGGAESPGTMLGAATASLR is encoded by the coding sequence ATGCGTTGCCCATCTTCGTTCGCCGGTTTCGCATTCGGCCTCGCCGCAGTCACGGCGGGAACGCCGGCTTTGAGCCAAACCGAGCCGCGCGCCGTCGTCGAGCTGTTCACCAGCCAAGGCTGCTCGTCGTGCCCGGCCGCCGACAAGCTGATCGGCGAGCTCGCGAAAGATCCCTCGCTCATCACGCTGTCGATGTCCGTCGATTACTGGGACTATCTCGGTTGGAAGGACACGCTCGCGCTCAAGGGCCATACGCAGCGGCAGAAAGGTTATGCGAACACGCGCGGCGACCGTCAGGTCTATACGCCGCAAGTCGTTATCAACGGCGTCTCGCATGTCGTCGGCAGCGATCGCGCCGAGATCGAAAAGGCGCTAAGCCGCGTTCGCCCGCGCGAAGCCTTGTCGGTGCCGGTCGGCATCTTCGTAGGCCAAGACGGTTTGACGGTCAGCGTGCAGTCAGGCTCGGAGGCGCAGCAAGCCGGCGACGTGTGGCTCTGCCTCACAGCACGCGAAGTCCACGTGAAGATCAACAAGGGCGAGAACCGCGGCAAGGAAGTGACGTATCACAACGTCGTCCGCCGCTGGGTGAAGCTCGGCACGTGGGCGGGCGGCGCGCAGACGTGGAAAGTCCCCAAGAGCGATCTTGCGGCCGACAATCCGGATGCCGCAACCGTGCTCGTGCAGACCGGCGGCGCCGAAAGCCCCGGCACGATGCTTGGCGCCGCGACCGCATCGCTGCGCTGA
- a CDS encoding type II toxin-antitoxin system HicB family antitoxin, whose product MQDFSYGAIFEKGEDHGIVVSFPDVPEAISQGDDVADAETMAADALALALLSYLDRGLALPTARKAATAQGKKLRYVSVEPTTAAKLAVLSAFADAKISKSALARRIGKDEKEVRRILDPWHATKLAPLTVTLRALGKRLVVGVTDAAA is encoded by the coding sequence ATGCAGGATTTCAGTTACGGCGCAATTTTCGAGAAGGGCGAAGATCACGGCATCGTAGTCTCGTTTCCGGATGTTCCCGAAGCGATTTCGCAAGGCGACGATGTGGCCGACGCTGAGACAATGGCGGCCGATGCGCTTGCGCTTGCGCTGCTGTCTTATCTTGATCGCGGGTTAGCCCTGCCAACTGCGCGAAAGGCCGCGACCGCTCAAGGCAAGAAGTTGCGTTACGTTTCGGTCGAGCCGACCACTGCAGCTAAACTCGCCGTGCTGTCCGCCTTCGCCGACGCCAAGATCAGCAAGTCCGCACTGGCGCGCCGCATCGGCAAGGACGAGAAGGAAGTCCGCCGCATTCTCGATCCGTGGCATGCGACCAAGCTCGCGCCGCTGACGGTGACACTGCGCGCGCTCGGCAAGCGGTTGGTTGTCGGCGTTACGGACGCTGCCGCTTAG
- a CDS encoding DUF2794 domain-containing protein, with product MDAGSGDLEPGEPIRAAGVSPSGPRERVSFDRRELSRILDLYGRMVAAGEWRDYAIDFLKDRAVFSIFRRSSEMPIYRIEKDPKLARKQGAYSVVSMTGHILKRGPELERVLRVLDKPLRVVAS from the coding sequence ATGGACGCGGGTTCCGGCGACTTGGAGCCGGGCGAGCCGATACGGGCTGCGGGCGTTTCGCCCTCCGGCCCGCGCGAGCGAGTGAGTTTTGACCGGCGCGAGCTGAGCCGAATTCTCGATCTTTATGGCCGCATGGTCGCGGCCGGTGAGTGGCGCGATTACGCCATCGATTTTCTGAAAGACCGCGCGGTGTTTTCGATCTTCCGCCGCTCGTCAGAAATGCCGATTTACCGCATCGAAAAAGATCCGAAACTGGCACGGAAGCAGGGTGCCTATAGCGTCGTGTCGATGACGGGTCATATCTTGAAACGCGGACCGGAACTCGAGCGCGTGCTGCGCGTGCTCGACAAACCGCTGCGCGTGGTAGCGAGCTAA
- a CDS encoding GNAT family N-acetyltransferase: protein MMPVSIRPATLSDIPAITRIYAHAVAHGTASFELDPPDEAEMTRRMSALIDNGFPYIVAEEAGALLGYAYAGAYRPRPAYRFSVEDSIYIAPDAQRRGIGRILLTALIEESEKRGFRQMIAVIGDASQTPSIELHRAAGFRMIGAVEAVGFKHGKWLATVLMQRPLGEGDTTDPYVPMTLV, encoded by the coding sequence TTGATGCCTGTTTCGATCCGCCCCGCGACCCTTTCCGACATCCCGGCAATTACGCGCATCTATGCGCACGCCGTAGCGCACGGCACTGCGTCGTTCGAACTCGATCCGCCGGACGAGGCCGAGATGACGCGGCGGATGTCGGCGCTCATCGACAACGGCTTCCCGTATATCGTCGCGGAAGAAGCAGGCGCGCTGCTCGGCTACGCCTATGCGGGCGCCTATCGCCCGCGCCCGGCCTACCGCTTCAGTGTCGAGGACTCGATCTACATCGCGCCGGACGCGCAGCGGCGCGGCATCGGCCGCATTCTGCTCACCGCCTTGATCGAGGAATCCGAGAAGCGCGGCTTTCGCCAGATGATCGCGGTGATCGGCGATGCGAGCCAAACGCCGTCCATCGAACTTCACCGCGCGGCAGGATTTCGGATGATCGGCGCCGTCGAAGCGGTCGGCTTCAAGCACGGCAAATGGCTCGCGACCGTGCTGATGCAGCGCCCGCTCGGCGAAGGCGACACGACCGACCCTTATGTTCCGATGACGCTCGTCTAG
- a CDS encoding PspA/IM30 family protein yields the protein MFKLIRTLLDATTAHAEEAVQDKFAIELIGQHIRAAEAGLSQAKETLATIILQQRTEQANFNALERRIADLETRVRAALAAGSEKLAHDGAAAIAELENERETRRNTIGALAERAERMRLSIEKTHRRIVDLNQGMIAARAIDKGQKAQRQLDRSIGRRANLQAAEALLRRVNERSDPLDEAEVLDAIDAELSQDGVRDRLEQHGFGPSAKIRASDVLTRLTAA from the coding sequence ATGTTCAAGTTGATCCGGACGCTCCTCGACGCCACGACGGCTCACGCCGAGGAAGCCGTTCAAGACAAGTTCGCGATTGAGCTCATCGGGCAGCATATCCGCGCTGCCGAGGCCGGCCTCTCCCAAGCCAAGGAGACGCTCGCAACCATCATCCTCCAACAGCGCACCGAGCAGGCGAACTTTAATGCCCTCGAGCGGCGGATCGCCGATCTCGAAACGCGCGTGCGTGCTGCGTTGGCGGCCGGAAGCGAGAAGCTGGCGCATGACGGTGCGGCCGCGATCGCCGAACTCGAAAACGAACGCGAGACCCGCCGCAACACAATCGGCGCCCTCGCCGAACGTGCCGAGCGGATGCGTCTTTCCATCGAGAAAACGCATCGTCGCATTGTCGACCTCAACCAGGGAATGATCGCTGCACGCGCGATCGACAAAGGCCAGAAAGCTCAGCGCCAGCTCGATCGCTCGATCGGACGCAGGGCGAATCTGCAAGCCGCGGAAGCGCTGCTTCGCCGCGTCAACGAGCGTAGCGATCCGCTCGACGAAGCCGAAGTTCTCGACGCGATCGACGCCGAACTCAGTCAGGACGGGGTGCGCGATCGCCTCGAACAGCACGGCTTCGGACCTTCCGCAAAAATTCGCGCGAGCGATGTCCTCACGCGTCTCACCGCTGCTTAA
- a CDS encoding YiaA/YiaB family inner membrane protein codes for MDKGLKTYIAFNSAAVAVALFMLALSIWLSPVDLSTKGYWTMGVILLCGSLVNLVKYRMDERIADETSSKIEKARHEKLISEYVGKD; via the coding sequence ATGGATAAAGGCCTCAAGACCTACATCGCGTTCAACAGCGCCGCGGTTGCGGTCGCGCTCTTCATGCTCGCGTTATCGATCTGGCTGTCACCCGTCGACTTGTCGACGAAGGGATACTGGACGATGGGCGTGATCCTGCTGTGCGGCAGCCTCGTCAATCTCGTGAAATACCGCATGGACGAGCGCATCGCCGACGAGACGTCCTCGAAGATCGAAAAAGCGCGCCACGAGAAGCTGATCAGCGAATATGTCGGCAAGGACTGA